In the Verrucomicrobiota bacterium genome, CGTAGAGGACTTCTCTCGGTGGGAAAGATTATGGTCTCTTCTTTCTTTGCGAGTCCGATCAGGGCAGGGGGATCCAAGTCGAGAATTAGAAACGCTCGTAGAGCGGCGGAGACTTGTCCTTTTCCTCCGTCTATTACAATCAAATCCGGAAACGGCGTTCCTTGCTCGGACATTCGGCGATACCGACGTCCAACGACCTCCTCCATTGCCCGAAAATCATCATTTCCCTCAAACGACCGAATTTTAAATCTTCTGTAGTTCTTTTTGTCCGGTTTTCCGCTCACGAACCGCACCATCGATGCGACCGTAAAACTTCCTGAAATGTGGCTGATATCGAAGCATTCTATTGAGTTGAGCTTACCCTGCAGTCCTAAAGCTTCGGAGAGGCGGGATGAGCCAGATTCTGCAATATTGTGCTCCGGAAGGGCGCGGGTAAATTTGCGCCCCTGAGCTATGGTCTTCCTTAGCGACTGGAGCGTATCCCGAAGGCCTGCTGCCTCTTCGAATCTCTGCTCCTTTGCGCACCGCCGCATTTCCTTGTCCAACTCGCGGAGCCACTCTCTACTGCGCCCTTCCAAGAAGGTGCAGGCTTTGCGAACTCGATCCCTATATTCATCCACAGTGATTTCATTTTCGTGGCCGTAAATCTCAGCACGGGCATCTTGATACAGTCGTAGTCTGTCCCCCGGAAGCTTTCTTGGAGAGGCATCTGCCAAAAGAACACCAAATTTTTGGCGCATTTCACCGAGGGTTTTCCGCAGCGGTCCTGCGTGGGCAAAAGGCCCGAAATAGAGAGAGCCATCTTGCGAACGATTTCTGGAAAGGCGAAATTTCGGAATCTCGCTATGAACATCCACGCGGATCAAAAGAAACCGTTTGTCATCAGTGAAATCTGTATTGTAGCGGGGCTTGTATTCCTTGATGAGTCTTCCTTCGAGTAGAATAGCCTCTGCTTCAGAACGGACTTCAATGACTTCGATATCACGGACCAGAGTAATCATGGTGCGGATCTTTGGCTGATCGATTTGGCGAAGGCGCGAAGGTTGAAAGTAAGAAGTTACCCGCTTCTTCAACTCCTTTGCTTTTCCCACATAGATGACCTCCCCGAGGCGATCTTTCATCAGGTAAACACCCGGCCGGTAGGGAAGCTGATGCAGAATTTCCTTGAGTTTACCTGTTGGTGGAGTTCGCAATTTAGCCGATTATCTTCACTATTTCGAACCAGTCAACCTAAGTGCTTTTAGTCCCCTTCTCATGAGTCATAACTTTTCAGTCGCCGTAGTTAACGTGGGTGATGAGCTCCTGCTCGGTATCCGAGAGAACGCCCATCTGTCCTACATTGGGCAGCACGTCTCCAAGAGGGGGGGCGACCTAGTGCATGCTAGGGTGGTTCCAGATCAGGTCGACGAGATTGCCGAAGCGATCTCAGGTTCAATGAAGGTTGCGGACATAGTTTTCGTAACTGGCGGATTGGGACCAACAGCCGATGATTTGACTCGGGAAGCAATGGCAAAAGTGCTGGGGTCGCGTTTGGTTCACGACTCCCAGGTGGAAAAGGGAATTCGGCAAAAGTTCCAGTCAGTCGGTCGGAGTATGTCGCAAAATAACCTTCGCCAATGTCAACGTCCTCCGGAAGCAGAGGTAATTTCGAATCGGTGGGGCACCGCGCCGGGCCTTCGCATGCACCTAGAGCATAGCTTCATCTATCTACTCCCGGGACCGCGGTCCGAGCTGGGTCCCATGTTTGAGG is a window encoding:
- a CDS encoding excinuclease ABC subunit UvrC, coding for MRTPPTGKLKEILHQLPYRPGVYLMKDRLGEVIYVGKAKELKKRVTSYFQPSRLRQIDQPKIRTMITLVRDIEVIEVRSEAEAILLEGRLIKEYKPRYNTDFTDDKRFLLIRVDVHSEIPKFRLSRNRSQDGSLYFGPFAHAGPLRKTLGEMRQKFGVLLADASPRKLPGDRLRLYQDARAEIYGHENEITVDEYRDRVRKACTFLEGRSREWLRELDKEMRRCAKEQRFEEAAGLRDTLQSLRKTIAQGRKFTRALPEHNIAESGSSRLSEALGLQGKLNSIECFDISHISGSFTVASMVRFVSGKPDKKNYRRFKIRSFEGNDDFRAMEEVVGRRYRRMSEQGTPFPDLIVIDGGKGQVSAALRAFLILDLDPPALIGLAKKEETIIFPTERSPLRLPIHDPGLRLLQRARDEAHRFANSFNADLRSKKIRESILDDVPGLGPKRREALLTHFGSIQAIRAASLEELSSVQGFGESFAQTLFSHLTRG